The Benincasa hispida cultivar B227 chromosome 9, ASM972705v1, whole genome shotgun sequence genome has a segment encoding these proteins:
- the LOC120085173 gene encoding rhomboid-like protein 11, chloroplastic: MQLQLQQLHGCRISKPHSLCKQMPMTSISLLSSFTLTSFSLPSPLFHPFSSSHSLPRFSDVLRLRTRSVCAKPIAMCKMNDADLISQLELGKPLQNRKPERRVNGIFWIILLNIGIYVADHIFQVRSIGVLYLYHNRPAWYQFFTATFCHANWNHLSSNLFFLYIFGKLLEEEEGNFALWLSYILTGVGANIVSWLILPRNAVSVGASGAVFGLFTISVLVKMSWDWRKILEVLILGQFVIEKVMEAAQASTALSGSFRGGHSLQNVNHVAHLSGALVGVLLVWLLSRIPSPSHDQDASTLHTKG, from the exons ATGCAATTGCAGTTGCAGCAGCTTCATGGATGCCGAATTTCGAAACCTCATAGTCTATGCAAGCAAATGCCTATGacttccatttctcttctatccAGCTTCACTCTAACCTCATTCAGTTTGCCCTCTCCATTGTTCCATCCCTTCTCATCGTCTCATTCCCTTCCCCGATTCAGCGATGTTCTTCGTCTCCGTACGCGTTCCGTTTGTGCGAAACCCATCGCGATGTGCAAAATGAACGACGCAG ATTTGATATCACAGTTGGAGCTGGGAAAACCATTGCAGAATCGGAAACCGGAGAGGCGTGTGAATGGTATATTCTGGATTATTCTTCTCAACATTGGAATATATGTGGCCGATCACATTTTTCAG GTTCGTAGtataggagttttgtacctgtatcACAATCGTCCTGCTTGGTATCAATTTTTTACAGCAACATTTTGTCACGCTAATTG GAACCATCTCTCTAGCAATCTTTTTTTCTTGTATATATTTG GGAAACTTCTTGAGGAAGAGGAAGGAAACTTTGCTTTGTGGCTTTCCTATATTCTTACTGGTGTAGGTGCAAACATTGTTTCATGGCTAATTTTACCAAGAAATGCTGTTTCAGTTGGAGCTTCTGGTGCTGTTTTCGGATTGTTTACCATAAGTGTTCTTGTAAAG ATGTCTTGGGATTGGAGGAAGATACTTGAAGTCCTTATTCTAGGTCAATTCGTTATAGAGAAG GTCATGGAAGCAGCTCAAGCGTCAACTGCATTGTCGGGAAGCTTCCGTGGAGGACATTCGTTGCAGAATGTGAACCACGTTGCACATCTCTCCGGGGCGCTGGTTGGCGTCCTTCTCGTATGGCTTCTCAGTAGAATTCCTTCTCCATCTCATGATCAAGATGCATCAACTTTGCACACGAAAGGATGA
- the LOC120086095 gene encoding pentatricopeptide repeat-containing protein At5g25630 isoform X1 produces the protein MGESGDDEARSRTINKDQTATATVKKKWSRSVPVKDVSPYNKKNTHPTLSSEDGQSEFSCLDCTPSVSCGIVRSRTKLMNILIEKGKPQEAQNVFDNLIAEGHRPSLVTYTTLLSALTVQKRFKCINSVIQMVEEKGMIPDSIFFNAVINAFSEAGNVEEAMLTFRKMKASGLRPGTSTFNTLIKGYGIAGKPEETVELLDLMYREENLKPNLRTCNVLVRAWCKKKKIAEAWNVVQNMVALGIKPDAVTYNTIATAHAQSGETDRAEEIIKLMQDNNIQPNQRTCSIVACGYCKEGRLKEAMRFVYKMKDLGVQPNLVLFNSLIKGFVESMDRDGVDKALMLMKEFGVKPDVITFSTVMNAWSTAGFMVKCREVFDEMVKAGIEPDAHAYSILAKGYVRSQEPEKAEELLNTMTRYGKRPNVVFFTTIISGWCSSGRMDNAIKILNNMCEYGVSPNLKTFETMIWGYGEAKQPWKAEEMLQIMEEFKVKPEKSTILLVAEAWRSIGLTKEANRIMAIMKRMETTDQIVTKNDMRAENSDKFYKKQLSGTSHTNILQIPNANAVDQKGSTTGNKRNRVLLRDVDSSLESSWLATKSIYQTRTCKFGERLPIISRKQSQAQLGMYSHFTHSCLLVTLM, from the exons ATGGGAGAGTCAGGAGACGATGAGGCTCGTTCTAGAACCATAAACAAAGATCAGACAGCCACTGCTACTGTCAAGAAAAAATGGTCTCGATCAGTTCCTGTCAAG GATGTTTCtccatataacaaaaaaaacacacacCCCACTCTAAGTTCTGAAGATGGACAAAGTGAATTCAGTTGTTTAGATTGCACACCCAGCGTAAGTTGTGGAATAGTGCGCTCAAGAACAAAATTAATGAACATTTTGATAGAAAAAGGGAAACCTCAGGAAGCACAGAACGTTTTTGACAATTTGATTGCGGAGGGGCATAGGCCCTCTCTAGTAACATATACAACCCTGCTGTCTGCATTGACTGTCCAAAAGCGCTTCAAGTGTATAAATTCAGTTATACAGATGGTGGAAGAAAAGGGAATGATTCCAGACTCTATATTTTTTAATGCTGTTATTAATGCTTTTTCCGAAGCTGGTAATGTAGAAGAAGCCATgctaacttttagaaaaatgaagGCTAGTGGACTAAGGCCAGGTACAAGCACTTTCAACACTTTGATAAAAGGATATGGCATTGCCGGTAAGCCTGAAGAAACTGTAGAACTGCTGGACTTGATGTACAGAGAGGAAAATTTGAAACCCAATCTGAGAACTTGTAATGTACTTGTCAGAGCATGGtgtaagaagaaaaaaatcgcAGAGGCATGGAATGTGGTGCAAAATATGGTAGCCCTGGGAATCAAACCAGATGCTGTTACTTACAACACCATAGCAACTGCTCATGCTCAGAGTGGAGAAACAGATCGAGCTGAAGAGATTATTAAACTGATGCAAGATAACAATATTCAACCTAATCAGCGGACTTGCAGCATAGTGGCTTGTGGATATTGCAAGGAAGGTAGACTAAAGGAGGCCATGAGGTTTGTATAcaagatgaaggatcttggcGTTCAGCCTAATTTGGTTCTTTTTAACTCGCTGATCAAGGGATTTGTGGAGTCGATGGACAGAGATGGTGTTGACAAG GCTTTGATGTTGATGAAAGAATTTGGAGTCAAGCCAGATGTAATTACTTTTAGCACAGTAATGAATGCGTGGAGCACGGCTGGATTCATGGTGAAGTGCAGAGAAGTTTTTGATGAGATGGTGAAGGCTGGTATCGAACCCGATGCACATGCGTACAGCATTCTAGCGAAAGGTTACGTCCGTTCACAAGAACCCGAAAAGGCTGAAGAACTATTAAATACCATGACAAGATATGGAAAACGTCCAAACGTTGTTTTCTTTACAACCATCATTAGTGGATGGTGCAGTTCTGGCAGAATGGATAACGCCATAAAGATTTTAAACAACATGTGTGAATATGGAGTTTCTCCTAATTTGAAGACATTTGAGACTATGATATGGGGATATGGAGAGGCAAAACAGCCATGGAAAGCAGAAGAAATGCTTCAAATAATGGAGGAATTCAAAGTTAAACCTGAGAAATCTACAATCTTATTAGTTGCAGAAGCCTGGCGATCGATTGGATTGACAAAAGAAGCAAACAGAATTATGGCCATTATGAAACGCATGGAAACCACTGATCAAATAGTGACGAAGAACGATATGCGAGCGGAGAACTCGGACAAGTTCTATAAGAAGCAGCTTTCTGGTACCTCTCATACCAATATATTGCAGATACCAAATGCTAATGCAGTTGATCAAAAGGGTTCAACCACTGGAAATAAAAGAAACCGTGTCTTACTGAGAGATGTTGATTCTTCTTTAGAAAGTTCGTGGCTTGCAACAAAATCAATTTACCAGACTCGCACTTGCAAGTTTGGGGAAAGGTTGCCTATCATCTCTCGCAAGCAGTCTCAAGCACAACTTGGTATGTACAGTCATTTCACACATTCATGTTTACTCGTGACATTGATGTAA
- the LOC120086095 gene encoding pentatricopeptide repeat-containing protein At5g25630 isoform X2: MNILIEKGKPQEAQNVFDNLIAEGHRPSLVTYTTLLSALTVQKRFKCINSVIQMVEEKGMIPDSIFFNAVINAFSEAGNVEEAMLTFRKMKASGLRPGTSTFNTLIKGYGIAGKPEETVELLDLMYREENLKPNLRTCNVLVRAWCKKKKIAEAWNVVQNMVALGIKPDAVTYNTIATAHAQSGETDRAEEIIKLMQDNNIQPNQRTCSIVACGYCKEGRLKEAMRFVYKMKDLGVQPNLVLFNSLIKGFVESMDRDGVDKALMLMKEFGVKPDVITFSTVMNAWSTAGFMVKCREVFDEMVKAGIEPDAHAYSILAKGYVRSQEPEKAEELLNTMTRYGKRPNVVFFTTIISGWCSSGRMDNAIKILNNMCEYGVSPNLKTFETMIWGYGEAKQPWKAEEMLQIMEEFKVKPEKSTILLVAEAWRSIGLTKEANRIMAIMKRMETTDQIVTKNDMRAENSDKFYKKQLSGTSHTNILQIPNANAVDQKGSTTGNKRNRVLLRDVDSSLESSWLATKSIYQTRTCKFGERLPIISRKQSQAQLGMYSHFTHSCLLVTLM, encoded by the exons ATGAACATTTTGATAGAAAAAGGGAAACCTCAGGAAGCACAGAACGTTTTTGACAATTTGATTGCGGAGGGGCATAGGCCCTCTCTAGTAACATATACAACCCTGCTGTCTGCATTGACTGTCCAAAAGCGCTTCAAGTGTATAAATTCAGTTATACAGATGGTGGAAGAAAAGGGAATGATTCCAGACTCTATATTTTTTAATGCTGTTATTAATGCTTTTTCCGAAGCTGGTAATGTAGAAGAAGCCATgctaacttttagaaaaatgaagGCTAGTGGACTAAGGCCAGGTACAAGCACTTTCAACACTTTGATAAAAGGATATGGCATTGCCGGTAAGCCTGAAGAAACTGTAGAACTGCTGGACTTGATGTACAGAGAGGAAAATTTGAAACCCAATCTGAGAACTTGTAATGTACTTGTCAGAGCATGGtgtaagaagaaaaaaatcgcAGAGGCATGGAATGTGGTGCAAAATATGGTAGCCCTGGGAATCAAACCAGATGCTGTTACTTACAACACCATAGCAACTGCTCATGCTCAGAGTGGAGAAACAGATCGAGCTGAAGAGATTATTAAACTGATGCAAGATAACAATATTCAACCTAATCAGCGGACTTGCAGCATAGTGGCTTGTGGATATTGCAAGGAAGGTAGACTAAAGGAGGCCATGAGGTTTGTATAcaagatgaaggatcttggcGTTCAGCCTAATTTGGTTCTTTTTAACTCGCTGATCAAGGGATTTGTGGAGTCGATGGACAGAGATGGTGTTGACAAG GCTTTGATGTTGATGAAAGAATTTGGAGTCAAGCCAGATGTAATTACTTTTAGCACAGTAATGAATGCGTGGAGCACGGCTGGATTCATGGTGAAGTGCAGAGAAGTTTTTGATGAGATGGTGAAGGCTGGTATCGAACCCGATGCACATGCGTACAGCATTCTAGCGAAAGGTTACGTCCGTTCACAAGAACCCGAAAAGGCTGAAGAACTATTAAATACCATGACAAGATATGGAAAACGTCCAAACGTTGTTTTCTTTACAACCATCATTAGTGGATGGTGCAGTTCTGGCAGAATGGATAACGCCATAAAGATTTTAAACAACATGTGTGAATATGGAGTTTCTCCTAATTTGAAGACATTTGAGACTATGATATGGGGATATGGAGAGGCAAAACAGCCATGGAAAGCAGAAGAAATGCTTCAAATAATGGAGGAATTCAAAGTTAAACCTGAGAAATCTACAATCTTATTAGTTGCAGAAGCCTGGCGATCGATTGGATTGACAAAAGAAGCAAACAGAATTATGGCCATTATGAAACGCATGGAAACCACTGATCAAATAGTGACGAAGAACGATATGCGAGCGGAGAACTCGGACAAGTTCTATAAGAAGCAGCTTTCTGGTACCTCTCATACCAATATATTGCAGATACCAAATGCTAATGCAGTTGATCAAAAGGGTTCAACCACTGGAAATAAAAGAAACCGTGTCTTACTGAGAGATGTTGATTCTTCTTTAGAAAGTTCGTGGCTTGCAACAAAATCAATTTACCAGACTCGCACTTGCAAGTTTGGGGAAAGGTTGCCTATCATCTCTCGCAAGCAGTCTCAAGCACAACTTGGTATGTACAGTCATTTCACACATTCATGTTTACTCGTGACATTGATGTAA